The proteins below come from a single Eucalyptus grandis isolate ANBG69807.140 chromosome 3, ASM1654582v1, whole genome shotgun sequence genomic window:
- the LOC120291604 gene encoding ankyrin repeat-containing protein NPR4-like: MLGHLDVVEAILARKAELAREQDYQSSTPLHLAAAKGYLDIVESLVRVSPETRFVHDKYKRNPLHVTVMKGRVDVLECLVQATHDVYERYQFINSRDEDGNTILHLAASNGQIEINRCKKHGYRSKREEKRKWQNDMHKMLMVAAALVAIIAYEAGREPPKAPPKAPPDMEWLYKVFMAFNTISFMASLSTIMLLICDLPLKQRRITMWIAMLSVWVAITFTALSYSILMVQVLWATDPLVKGREGVGSWCWSKRGEEWLQVKEALAKRADSEQTWRRS, translated from the exons ATGCTTGGACACTTGGATGTCGTGGAAGCGATCCTAGCTCGGAAGGCTGAGTTGGCAAGAGAGCAAGATTATCAAAGTTCAACCCCTCTCCATCTTGCGGCAGCAAAAGGTTACCTTGACATAGTGGAAAGCTTGGTAAGAGTCAGCCCTGAAACTCGTTTTGTCCAtgacaaatacaaaagaaaccCTCTTCATGTCACGGTTATGAAAGGGCGTGTCGATGTGTTGGAATGCTTGGTTCAAGCGACACATGATGTTTATGAAAGATATCAGTTCATCAACTCAAGGGACGAAGATGGCAATACGATTTTGCATTTGGCTGCTTCAAATGGACAAATCGAG ATAAACCGATGCAAAAAACATGGTTACCGAAGCAagagggaagagaagagaaagtggCAAAACGATATGCATAAGATGCTAATGGTGGCGGCGGCATTGGTAGCTATTATAGCTTACGAAGCTGGTAGGGAACCACCAAAGGCACCACCAAAGGCACCTCCGGACATGGAATGGCTTTACAAGGTGTTCATGGCATTTAACACGATAAGCTTCATGGCATCGCTTAGCACCATTATGCTTCTCATATGTGATCTTCCCTTAAAGCAGCGTCGGATCACCATGTGGATTGCAATGCTAAGTGTGTGGGTTGCGATAACCTTCACGGCGTTGAGTTATTCAATCCTCATG GTACAAGTGTTATGGGCGACCGATCCGCTCGTCAAGGGGAGGGAAGGAGTTGGGAGCTGGTGTTGGAGCAAACGAGGAGAAGAATGGCTCCAGGTCAAAGAAGCTCTTGCGAAACGAGCGGACTCTGAGCAGACATGGAGAAGGTCATAA